A window of Carassius carassius chromosome 44, fCarCar2.1, whole genome shotgun sequence contains these coding sequences:
- the ptp4a1 gene encoding protein tyrosine phosphatase type IVA 1 isoform X1, with protein MARMNRPAPVEITYKNMRFLITHNPTNATLHKFIEELKKYGVTTVVRVCEATYDANLVVKEGIQVLDWPFDDGAPPSNQIVNDWLNLLRVKFREEPGCCIAVHCVAGLGRAPVLVALALIECGMKYEDAVQFIRQKRRGAFNSKQLFYLEKYRPKMRLRFKDSNGHRNNCCIQ; from the exons atggctCGTATGAATAGACCTGCCCCGGTGGAGATCACTTACAAAAACATGAGATTCCTCATTACCCACAACCCCACTAATGCCACGCTACACAAATTCATTGAG GAACTGAAGAAATATGGGGTGACGACGGTAGTTCGAGTGTGTGAGGCCACATATGATGCAAACCTGGTTGTTAAAGAAGGTATTCAGGTTCTG GATTGGCCCTTTGACGATGGAGCTCCTCCCTCTAACCAGATCGTTAATGATTGGCTGAATCTTCTTCGGGTGAAGTTTAGGGAGGAGCCAGGCTGCTGTATCGCTGTACATTGTGTTGCAGGCCTTGGAAG agccCCAGTGCTGGTTGCTCTGGCCCTGATTGAGTGTGGCATGAAATATGAGGATGCTGTTCAGTTCATTCGACA AAAGCGCCGAGGAGCATTCAACAGCAAGCAGCTCTTCTATCTGGAAAAATATCGTCCCAAAATGCGTCTTCGATTCAAGGATTCCAACGGCCACCGCAACAACTGCTGCATTCAGTAA
- the lgsn gene encoding lengsin → MQESEESRDMEKIPDQVDGGNMSAGKKSADSREKRLSSSDWDRKGTSVPLVPTNVPIPGPTNDPIVISIGPPHRCPSVSSESQYQDLSREEDYANRHGWRRENMQHYPSTGEGGVPKQTLDELKSVLRESSLLSAKGQDGGRSYPPGQRVDCKPDQMPSKSFSTFKPHSEARRASRLREGSSRWDSGGSSMTDGPPGRSSGMSSPTAETSHWEEAGTSHSDNERSQALSFASQSFISDVEHIKQQITRENISFVRFEATDLHGVSRSKTVPARFFHEKAVYGIPMPRSYLELTLSPKVNEVDHPSAANFSSDVLLVADLSTFQILPWADKTARLICDPCTITGVPLRTSPRLIAKQMLGQLQSMGFSIHSSFTYECCIFGAPERVGPKAVFFPATTLLSNYDLPFLQQLVGGMYYMGVDVESFSSANGPGQMEICFKPRFGIDAADSAFTFRTGIKEMARKFDYIATFFTDGNIHNSGLLSHSLWDNSGRRSLFHSGNGELSEIGRKWLSGLLQHSAALSCLLAPGIGCRNQLSKGKKNPKNHIYATCGCNDNSCAFNVKIHGGRETHIDNKLGSAMANPYIVLAATIAAGLDGIRRSLNAEQLLSKAPGQQKQFPIPVKLDDALVALAEDSVIRSALGEPFVQYFIAMKRVEIETQEQDADKNKGLEYFI, encoded by the exons ATGCAGGAATCAGAGGAATCCAGAGATATG GAAAAAATTCCAGACCAGGTGGATGGAGGAAATATGAGTGCAGGAAAGAAGAGTGCAGATTCCAGAGAGAAGCGTCTTTCCTCCTCTGACTGGGACAGAAAAGGGACATCTGTACCCTTAGTGCCAACAAATGTACCAATTCCTGGCCCCACAAACGACCCCATCGTTATTTCCATCGGCCCTCCACATCGTTGTCCCTCTGTTTCCAGTGAGTCCCAGTACCAGGATCTCTCGAGAGAAGAAGACTACGCAAACAGGCATGGATGGAGAAGGGAGAACATGCAACATTACCCATCAACTGGTGAGGGTGGCGTCCCCAAACAAACCTTGGATGAACTGAAAAGCGTGTTGCGTGAGAGCTCCCTACTCAGTGCAAAAGGGCAAGATGGAGGAAGGAGCTACCCTCCAGGTCAAAGAGTGGACTGTAAGCCAGACCAGATGCCATCTAAGAGTTTCAGCACCTTCAAGCCCCATTCAGAAGCCAGGAGAGCATCCAGACTCAGAGAGGGAAGTTCTAGATGGGATTCTGGTGGGTCTTCGATGACCGATGGACCTCCAGGCAGGTCTTCTGGTATGAGTTCACCCACTGCTGAGACGTCCCACTGGGAAGAAGCTGGCACATCACACTCAG ACAATGAGAGGTCACAAGCACTCTCTTTTGCATCGCAAAGCTTCATTTCTGATGTAGAGCACATAAAACAACAAATCACCCGGGAAAACATCAGCTTTGTTCGCTTTGAGGCCACTGATCTTCATGGCGTGTCCCGATCCAAGACAGTTCCAGCTCGATTCTTTCac GAAAAAGCAGTATATGGCATCCCCATGCCGAGAAGCTACCTGGAGTTAACCCTTAGCCCTAAAGTCAACGAAGTTGATCATCCGAGTGCAGCCAACTTCAGCAGTGATGTCCTCCTGGTCGCAGATCTCTCCACATTCCAAATCCTTCCCTGGGCGGACAAGACCGCTCGTCTTATCTGTGACCCCTGCACGATCACCGGTGTGCCACTGCGAACATCACCCCGCCTCATTGCCAAGCAGATGCTCGGCCAACTCCAGAGCATGGGATTCTCTATCCACTCGTCCTTCACATATGAATGCTGCATCTTCGGGGCCCCTGAACGAGTGGGACCTAAAGCAGTGTTCTTCCCTGCAACCACACTGTTGAGCAACTATGATCTACCCTTCCTCCAGCAGCTAGTTGGAGGGATGTACTACATGGGAGTTGACGTCGAGAGCTTCTCATCTGCGAACGGACCAGGACAGATGGAGATTTGCTTCAAACCAAGGTTTGGAATTGATGCTGCCGACAGTGCCTTCACTTTCCGCACAGGAATCAAAGAGATGGCCAGGAAGTTCGACTACATCGCCACCTTTTTCACAGATGGCAACATCCACAATTCTGGCTTACTCTCCCACAGCCTTTGGGATAACAGCGGCAGAAGAAGCCTTTTCCACTCGGGCAACGGGGAACTTTCGGAGATCGGAAGGAAGTGGCTCTCAGGTCTTCTCCAGCACTCAGCCGCTCTGAGCTGCCTCTTGGCTCCAGGGATCGGCTGTCGAAACCAGCTTTCCAAAGGCAAGAAAAATCCCAAGAACCATATTTACGCCACATGTGGTTGCAATGACAACAGCTGCGCCTTCAACGTAAAAATTCACGGTGGACGCGAGACTCACATCGATAACAAGCTGGGGTCAGCGATGGCCAATCCTTACATTGTGTTGGCGGCTACAATAGCAGCAGGACTGGATGGTATTAGACGGAGCCTGAATGCCGAACAGCTTCTAAGCAAAGCTCCAGGTCAGCAGAAACAGTTCCCAATCCCTGTTAAATTGGACGATGCTTTAGTGGCTCTGGCAGAGGACAGTGTGATTCGTAGTGCGCTGGGAGAGCCCTTTGTGCAGTATTTTATTGCCATGAAGCGTGTAGAGATTGAGACGCAAGAGCAGGATGCCGACAAGAACAAGGGGCTTGAGTATTTTATTTAA
- the ptp4a1 gene encoding protein tyrosine phosphatase type IVA 1 isoform X2, with product MGPAPVEITYKNMRFLITHNPTNATLHKFIEELKKYGVTTVVRVCEATYDANLVVKEGIQVLDWPFDDGAPPSNQIVNDWLNLLRVKFREEPGCCIAVHCVAGLGRAPVLVALALIECGMKYEDAVQFIRQKRRGAFNSKQLFYLEKYRPKMRLRFKDSNGHRNNCCIQ from the exons ATGGG ACCTGCCCCGGTGGAGATCACTTACAAAAACATGAGATTCCTCATTACCCACAACCCCACTAATGCCACGCTACACAAATTCATTGAG GAACTGAAGAAATATGGGGTGACGACGGTAGTTCGAGTGTGTGAGGCCACATATGATGCAAACCTGGTTGTTAAAGAAGGTATTCAGGTTCTG GATTGGCCCTTTGACGATGGAGCTCCTCCCTCTAACCAGATCGTTAATGATTGGCTGAATCTTCTTCGGGTGAAGTTTAGGGAGGAGCCAGGCTGCTGTATCGCTGTACATTGTGTTGCAGGCCTTGGAAG agccCCAGTGCTGGTTGCTCTGGCCCTGATTGAGTGTGGCATGAAATATGAGGATGCTGTTCAGTTCATTCGACA AAAGCGCCGAGGAGCATTCAACAGCAAGCAGCTCTTCTATCTGGAAAAATATCGTCCCAAAATGCGTCTTCGATTCAAGGATTCCAACGGCCACCGCAACAACTGCTGCATTCAGTAA
- the LOC132126066 gene encoding collagen alpha-1(IX) chain-like → MAHAGALLLILLQLVLIISAQRGPVGPKGLPGPPGLPGFSGVDGIDGERGPGPGPDGPPGLDGDNGKDGLNGLPGKPGADGLTGPRGAPGPVGPPGQKGEPGEPGQRGAIGVGEDGEAGADGEDGLPGELGKVGPPGSRGPRGSPGDPGLAGPRGPPGVWDGKELCPNACTSGLNGYTGLPGMKGHKGVKGESGEPGRQGHKGEEGDQGAPGDPGAQGLPGPQGLRGITGMMGPKGDRGSRGNVGDLGPQGIQGAPGDRGQRGKVGETGPKGSQGPLGLQGLMGLPGPKGETGLPGVDARDGIPGLPAVKGLPGKVGSPGEAGLQGFPGLPGIPGAKGHMGVNGNTGDPGVAGLIGNNGKTGERGEQGEVGPVGPRGGPGERGVRGPDGAAGSPGARGGKGDPGLPGLPGPAGFIGQKGDRGAVGLTGPKGEQGPSGEEGTPGDKGDVGDEGEPGEKGSTGKPGDTGNKGPEGGRGQPGPEGLAGEPGPRGMQGDRGVPGLPGAQGRPGRAPADEHIKQVCMRVLHGQLAQLAASLTRPESGISGLPGPPGPSGPPGPAGDNGFPGHPGSRGLPGLKGPPGLIGRKGPKGDHGDRGDRGPTAVGDKGIPGPPGLPGEPGKPAYGNNGRDGLRGPAGVPGMPGVPGPPGPAGSNGYCESSQCVLQVVEDPGSLKEYSMKGPEGL, encoded by the exons ATGGCGCACGCCGGGGCTCTGCTGCTGATTTTACTGCAGTTAGTCCTGATCATCTCAGCACAG agggGGCCAGTTGGTCCCAAAGGACTACCTGGACCTCCAGGGCTTCCTGGGTTTTCTGGTGTTGATGGCATTGAT GGTGAGAGGGGACCTGGTCCTGGCCCAGATGGCCCCCCA GGCCTTGATGGGGACAATGGGAAGGATGGATTAAATGGGCTTCCAGGAAAACCAGGAGCAGAT GGTTTGACTGGGCCCCGTGGTGCCCCTGGCCCTGTTGGCCCTCCTGGACAAAAA ggTGAACCTGGTGAGCCTGGACAAAGGGGAGCCATT GGTGTGGGAGAGGATGGTGAAGCT GGTGCTGATGGGGAAGATGGCTTACCTGGAGAGCTGGGCAAAGTTGGACCTCCT GGAAGTCGTGGACCGAGAGGTTCTCCTGGTGATCCAGGTCTGGCAGGACCCAGA GGCCCTCCTGGAGTCTGGGATGGTAAGGAGCTG TGTCCAAATGCCTGTACTTCTGGCCTGAATGGTTACACGGGTCTTCCAGGCATGAAG GGCCACAAAGGTGTAAAAGGTGAATCAGGTGAACCAGGAAGGCAAGGACATAAG GGTGAAGAAGGAGACCAGGGAGCACCTGGAGATCCAGGAGCACAAGGCCTTCCT GGTCCACAGGGTCTCCGAGGAATCACAGGGATGATGGGCCCTAAAGGAGACAGG GGATCCCGTGGAAATGTTGGCGACCTGGGCCCTCAGGGTATTCAGGGCGCTCCT GGTGATCGGGGTCAAAGAGGAAAAGTAGGTGAGACTGGACCAAAAGGATCTCAG GGTCCTCTGGGGTTGCAGGGACTTATGGGTTTACCTGGACCGAAAGGAGAGACT GGTCTACCTGGGGTGGATGCTCGTGACGGTATTCCAGGGCTGCCCGCAGTGAAG GGTCTTCCTGGAAAAGTTGGCTCGCCTGGTGAGGCTGGACTTCAGGGATTTCCA GGTTTGCCAGGCATTCCAGGAGCAAAAGGTCACATGGGTGTAAAT GGAAATACTGGTGATCCAGGTGTGGCAGGTCTGATTGGAAATAATGGAAAAACA GGTGAACGTGGCGAGCAGGGAGAGGTGGGACCAGTTGGACCAAGAGGTGGGCCA GGTGAGAGAGGAGTGAGAGGTCCTGATGGGGCTGCAGGGTCACCAGGTGCGAGG GGAGGTAAAGGAGATCCGGGCCTCCCTGGTCTTCCAGGGCCTGCTGGCTTCATCGGGCAGAAAGGAGACAGG GGTGCTGTTGGTTTAACCGGTCCAAAAGGAGAGCAA GGACCATCTGGTGAAGAGGGAACACCTGGAGACAAAGGAGATGTT GGTGATGAGGGAGAGCCAGGCGAGAAAGGATCG ACAGGAAAaccaggagacacaggaaataaAGGGCCAGAGGGTGGGCGTGGCCAACCTGGACCCGAGGGCCTAGCTGGAGAGCCCGGCCCAAGAGGCATGCAAGGAGACAGAGGGGTACCCGGACTGCCTGGGGCACAGGGACGACCA GGCCGAGCACCCGCAGATGAACACATCAAGCAGGTCTGCATGAGGGTTTTGCATG GACAGCTCGCCCAGTTGGCAGCCAGTCTGACAAGGCCCGAGTCGGGCATCTCTGGGTTGCCAGGTCCTCCTGGTCCCTCTGGCCCTCCAGGGCCTGCTGGAGACAATGGCTTCCCTGGGCATCCTGGAAGCAGAGGACTGCCGGGTCTCAAAGGGCCACCGGGGCTCATAGGGAGGAAAGGGCCCAAAG GTGACCACGGTGACAGGGGAGATAGAGGGCCCACAGCGGTGGGGGATAAAGGAATACCTGGACCACCAGGGCTCCCAG GTGAGCCTGGGAAACCAGCATATGGCAATAACGGGCGTGACGGTCTGAGAGGACCAGCAGGTGTTCCTGGAATGCCAGGTGTGCCCGGGCCACCAGGTCCCGCCGGCTCTAACGGATACTGCGAGTCATCTCAGTGCGTGCTTCAAGTAGTCGAGGATCCAGGAAGTCTCAAAGAATACAGCATGAAGGGACCAGAAGGTCTATGA